Proteins encoded together in one Lathyrus oleraceus cultivar Zhongwan6 chromosome 5, CAAS_Psat_ZW6_1.0, whole genome shotgun sequence window:
- the LOC127085609 gene encoding cycloartenol-C-24-methyltransferase, with the protein MDLASNLGGKIQKDEVLSAVDKYEKYHVHYGGQEEDRKANYSDMVNKYYDLVTSFYEFGWGESFHFAQRWVGESLKESIKRHEHFLALQLGLKPGQKVLDVGCGIGGPLREISRFSSASVTGLNNNEYQITRGKELNRKTGVDKTCKFVKADFMKMPFEDNSFDAVYAIEATCHAPDAYGCYKEIYRVLKPGQCFAAYEWCMTDSFDSNNQEHQKIKAEIEIGDGLPDIRLTTKCLEALTQAGFEVVWEKDLASDSPVPWYLPLDKSYFSLSSFRLTTVGRLFTKNLVKALEFVRLAPKGSQRVQDFLEKAADGLVEGGKREIFTPMYFFLARKPHSDSN; encoded by the exons ATGGATTTGGCGTCGAATCTCGGTGGAAAGATTCAAAAGGACGAAGTTCTTTCCGCCGTCGATAA GTATGAGAAGTATCATGTACACTATGGAGGTCAAGAGGAAGACAGGAAAGCTAATTATAGTGATATG GTTAATAAATACTATGATCTTGTGACCAGCTTTTATGAGTTCGGCTGGGGAGAATCTTTCCATTTTGCACAAAG ATGGGTAGGGGAATCTCTTAAAGAGAGCATCAAGCGACATGAACACTTCCTTGCTTTACAACTTGGTCTTAAGCCCGGACAGAAG GTTTTGGATGTTGGGTGTGGTATTGGGGGACCGTTAAGAGAAATTTCTCGATTCAG CTCGGCGTCTGTTACAGGGTTGAATAACAACGAATACCAGATCACCAGGGGAAAG GAACTCAATCGCAAAACTGGAGTGGACAAGACTTGCAAATTCGTCAAG GCCGACTTCATGAAGATGCCATTCGAAGACAACAGTTTCGATGCAGTGTATGCTATAGAAGCCACCTGCCATGCACCAGATGCT TATGGATGCTACAAAGAGATTTATAGAGTGTTAAAGCCTGGCCAATGTTTTGCTGCATATGAATGGTGCATGACTGATTCTTTTGATTCCAATAACCAAGAACACCAAAAAATCAAG GCAGAAATTGAGATTGGTGATGGGCTTCCTGACATTAGATTGACCACAAAGTGTCTTGAAGCTCTTACGCAAGCTGGTTTTGAG GTCGTATGGGAGAAAGATCTAGCATCGGACTCTCCAGTTCCTTGGTACTTGCCTCTAGACAAGAGTTACTTCTCACTTAGCAGCTTCCGTCTCACAACTGTTGGACGACTTTTCACCAAAAATTTG GTCAAGGCTCTGGAGTTTGTTAGACTTGCTCCAAAGGGGAGTCAAAGGGTTCAGGATTTCCTAGAGAAGGCTGCAGACGGTCTAGTTGAAGGTGGAAA GAGAGAGATTTTCACACCAATGTACTTCTTTTTGGCGCGGAAGCCTCATTCAGACAGCAACTAA